From the Eleutherodactylus coqui strain aEleCoq1 chromosome 7, aEleCoq1.hap1, whole genome shotgun sequence genome, one window contains:
- the C7H4orf19 gene encoding uncharacterized protein C4orf19 homolog translates to MGCNCCKMLNSYMFKPQEPSTNGYVNEAHSYEHERSKSPTIKISELMNEGYNIIERDGFSGSHDLYNVPEKINVTNDDADSSRPPNSSSNAVLNEKFIVDVKERDDRSSESNSNRQSTHTSSQEKLAIPNDYTTNSDEPECIQHQLYGSMQENISLTESAILEVKSSSLNLEFSNDVENIQLNGFGNEANHVCDSNKDPPEKADNESSSPSNDHDLIERSRFPSLIELMLERNVARGSKKCTIVTNGIHVEDDMDPDVAEALAALAAAIAGEEYEDY, encoded by the exons ATGGGGTGCAATTGCTGTAAAATGCTGAACAG TTATATGTTCAAACCACAAGAACCTTCAACAAATGGATATGTGAATGAAGCACACAGCTACGAGCATGAGCGTTCCAAGTCTCCAACTATAAAGATCAGTGAACTTATGAATGAAGGATACAACATAATCGAACGAGACGGATTCAGTGGTTCGCATGATTTGTACAATGTGCCAGAAAAGATCAATGTTACAAATGATGATGCAGACTCCAGCAGACCGCCCAATTCCTCATCAAATGCAGTTTTAAATGAGAAATTTATAGTTGATGTCAAAGAACGAGATGACCGTTCCTCTGAATCTAACAGCAACCGGCAATCAACGCACACTTCAAGCCAAGAAAAATTAGCCATACCGAATGATTACACAACCAATTCAGATGAGCCAGAATGCATTCAACATCAGCTATATGGGTCAATGCAGGAAAATATTTCTCTTACAGAAAGTGCAATACTTGAGGTGAAAAGTAGTAGCTTAAACTTAGAATTCTCCAATGACGTTGAAAATATACAACTCAATGGTTTTGGTAATGAAGCAAACCATGTATGTGACTCTAACAAAGATCCTCCAGAAAAAGCGGACAATGAATCTAGTTCTCCTTCAAATGACCACGATCTTATAGAGAGGTCAAGATTTCCTTCATTAATTGAGCTTATGCTTGAAAGAAATGTAGCTCGGGGTTCAAAGAAATGTACAATAGTTACAAATGGAATACATGTGGAAGATGATATGGATCCAGATGTGGCTGAAGCACTAGCAGCACTGGCCGCTGCAATAGCTGGTGAAGAATATGAGGACTATTAG